A region of Paenibacillus sp. JNUCC-31 DNA encodes the following proteins:
- a CDS encoding STM3941 family protein, whose protein sequence is MSTSHDQQHVEYPSRKRMAWLTVGAALFVAAGFFLMFDESSAKGSAISSVIGLFSILFFGLCLCYSLVKMMKKEPSFVVDEHGFVDSSSYTSGGLIAWKDVENIFMYEFMGQKMIGVKLWDEKAFLDRQNGMKRKLMTVNSSIVDATVSIAQNNLTLPLDQLYILMVERWKRANEGGQGRDEL, encoded by the coding sequence GTGTCCACATCCCATGATCAACAACACGTGGAATACCCGAGCCGGAAACGAATGGCATGGCTTACAGTCGGGGCAGCACTTTTTGTAGCAGCCGGATTTTTTTTAATGTTTGATGAGTCATCAGCCAAGGGCTCCGCTATTTCTTCCGTTATAGGTTTGTTCTCCATTTTGTTTTTTGGCCTTTGTCTCTGCTACAGCCTGGTGAAGATGATGAAGAAGGAGCCTTCCTTTGTTGTAGATGAGCATGGATTTGTGGATTCATCTTCTTATACATCAGGTGGGTTAATTGCCTGGAAAGATGTTGAGAATATTTTTATGTATGAATTCATGGGACAGAAGATGATCGGGGTTAAATTGTGGGACGAGAAAGCTTTTTTGGATCGTCAGAACGGAATGAAACGCAAATTAATGACAGTAAACAGCAGTATCGTTGATGCTACCGTAAGCATTGCTCAGAATAACCTCACCCTGCCACTGGATCAGCTGTATATCCTGATGGTGGAGCGTTGGAAGCGTGCTAATGAGGGGGGACAAGGAAGAGATGAGCTATGA